From Parasphaerochaeta coccoides DSM 17374, a single genomic window includes:
- a CDS encoding LacI family DNA-binding transcriptional regulator: MVTLKDIAQAVNRSVTTVSRALSGCSDVNAETASQIRETSKRMGYVPNVYAQRLQKQSTDTIGIVVPSTSRGHAEPFFSEFLAGIGEKATEYGYDLLVTYISEENQVATYRKLVEGRRVDGFIIYRTLRDDPRVNYLHGIGMPFATFGQVENISDYIYIDEDGEYAMGLIACHLAAKGHRRIACICPPSSVMYSHIRLRGLVKGLEEQGIKLAPDLVREGFFDQKDGYEQTMALLDLDNPPTAIVGFNDMIAFGIINAAKNRKLKIGRDLAVTGFDDNTMAPFYRPPLTTIRQPTYEIGGMLVQFLIDHIRANDPKARKPQVLLRPELIVREST, translated from the coding sequence ATGGTCACATTGAAGGACATCGCGCAGGCAGTAAACCGGTCGGTTACCACGGTGTCGCGCGCGCTATCCGGCTGCTCCGATGTCAATGCCGAGACCGCCAGCCAGATCAGGGAAACATCCAAGCGTATGGGCTACGTACCCAACGTCTACGCACAGCGGTTGCAGAAGCAGTCCACCGACACTATCGGTATCGTGGTTCCTTCCACTTCGCGCGGTCATGCGGAGCCGTTCTTCAGCGAGTTCCTGGCCGGTATCGGCGAGAAGGCCACCGAGTACGGGTATGACCTGCTGGTCACCTATATCTCCGAGGAAAATCAGGTTGCGACTTATCGCAAGCTCGTCGAAGGGCGCCGGGTCGACGGTTTCATCATCTACAGGACGCTGCGCGATGATCCGCGGGTGAACTACCTGCATGGCATCGGCATGCCGTTTGCCACTTTCGGCCAGGTGGAGAACATCAGCGACTACATTTACATCGACGAGGACGGCGAATACGCGATGGGACTGATCGCCTGTCACCTGGCGGCCAAAGGTCACCGCCGCATCGCCTGCATCTGTCCGCCATCATCTGTCATGTATTCCCATATCCGTCTCAGAGGCTTGGTCAAAGGTCTTGAGGAGCAGGGCATAAAGTTGGCTCCCGATCTGGTCAGGGAAGGATTTTTCGACCAGAAGGACGGTTATGAGCAGACGATGGCGCTGCTGGACTTGGACAACCCTCCTACGGCGATCGTGGGCTTCAACGACATGATAGCCTTCGGCATCATCAACGCCGCCAAGAACCGCAAGCTGAAGATAGGACGTGATCTGGCTGTCACCGGTTTCGATGACAACACCATGGCGCCGTTCTACCGTCCCCCGCTCACCACCATAAGGCAGCCCACCTACGAGATTGGCGGGATGCTGGTGCAGTTCCTCATTGACCACATCCGGGCGAACGATCCCAAGGCCAGAAAACCCCAGGTACTCCTCAGACCGGAGCTGATCGTGCGGGAGTCCACCTGA
- a CDS encoding DUF5058 family protein: protein MSPRMETLELADSLIMWLFCILIISVIVIQVIVFYLLGKRYSSKFGVSPTEMRKALKSGAITAIGPAMSRFIVGLGLIASLGAPLVLAHANVAGNTQYEVSSSQLAANVFNTALTADNFSPQVFTNVVWVLSLGCICMMILPLIAVKPLTVLRDRAINKTSVGMIIGISASIASFAYMSFGYAAGGKPTNLTAVLIGFFVMSAVCVFSKKDKFKTLKDWGYVISLMTAFVVVTVAF, encoded by the coding sequence GTGTCACCGAGAATGGAAACATTAGAACTTGCAGATAGTTTGATAATGTGGCTTTTCTGTATATTAATTATTAGTGTGATAGTAATTCAAGTCATTGTTTTTTATCTGCTTGGAAAAAGATACTCATCAAAATTTGGGGTTTCCCCAACAGAAATGCGTAAGGCATTGAAATCTGGAGCAATTACAGCGATTGGACCGGCTATGAGCAGATTCATAGTCGGTTTGGGACTCATTGCCAGTCTTGGTGCCCCGTTGGTTTTAGCTCATGCGAATGTTGCAGGCAATACTCAATACGAAGTATCTTCTTCACAACTTGCGGCCAATGTATTTAATACTGCCTTGACCGCAGATAATTTTTCTCCACAAGTATTTACCAATGTGGTGTGGGTGCTAAGCCTTGGTTGTATCTGCATGATGATCTTACCCTTGATTGCAGTGAAACCTTTGACGGTGCTACGTGATAGGGCAATCAACAAAACAAGCGTAGGAATGATAATTGGGATAAGTGCTTCAATTGCTTCATTTGCTTACATGAGTTTTGGCTATGCCGCAGGAGGTAAACCGACAAATTTAACTGCGGTGCTCATTGGCTTTTTTGTCATGTCAGCCGTTTGCGTTTTCTCAAAAAAGGATAAGTTCAAAACATTGAAGGACTGGGGTTATGTTATTTCATTAATGACAGCGTTTGTCGTAGTCACAGTTGCTTTTTAG